CGCGCGCCACGGGCAAGCCGCACAACGAGGCCCGCCTGACGTTTGTGAAGATCCTGTTGCGCGAGCTGACAGATCAACTGCGCGAGCACATCGAAGCCAGCGGCACGGGCAACACCGCTGACCGTTCCTACCTGGCCGAGGACGTCCGTTCCTCCCGGGACGTGCGCATCATGCTCAACCTTTGCTGGATGCCCATGGGCGCGCAAAAGCTGGTCCGTGAGCTGTTCAGCAAGCCGGAGATTCTGCGCGCCGTGGCACCCGGATTCACGGACGCGGAACGCGAGCTGCTCCTGCGCCCTGAGGATGCGCCGTGGACGGAGTCGGACGTGCCGCTGCTGGATGAGGCAGCCGAACTCCTGGGAGAGCTTGACATCACAGGTGGCCGTGCAGGGGCCGCACACGACGCCCAGCGCCGGCGCGACCTCGCCAACGCCGAAAAGGCCATCGCCAACATGGACCAGCAGCTGGAGGACTCCGGCGTGAACGGCATGCTCACCGCCGAACAGCTGGCCGATTACAACGTGGTCGACGGCGAACACCTGAGCAATGCCGACAGGGCGCTGACCGACAGGACCTGGGCCTATGGCCACGTGGTGGTCGACGAGGCGCAGGAGCTCTCTCCCATGCAGTGGCGACTGTTGGTGCGCCGCTGTCCCGTGAAATCGTTCACGATCGTGGGTGACATCGCCCAGACCAGTTCCGCGGCCGGCGCCGACTCGTGGCGCCAGGCCCTTTCACCCTTCATGGGGGAGCGGTGGTCCATGGAGGAGCTGACCGTCAACTACCGCACGCCGGCGCAGATCGCCGAGTCCGCCGTGCGCATGGCCAATGCGGCCGGCCAGGTGGTCTCCGCCCCCAAGGCCGTGCGCGACGGCGAATGGGAACCGATTGTTGACCACGTTGCCGCAGGTGCCTTGATCGAGCGGGTGGTGGCGGTCATGGACGAAGAGACAGCGGCAGTGGACGGCGGGCTTGTGGCAGTCATTGCCCCGCGCGGCATGGTCGCTGAAACGGCCGCCGCCCTGCGTGCCGTCTACGGCCACAGGGTGGGCCACGGTGCGGGCTCCGTCGAGCAGGACATCGTGGTGATCGATCCGCACGAGGCCAAGGGCCTTGAGTTTGACGGGGTGGTCATTGTGGAACCGGCGGCCTTGCTGGCCGGCGCAGGCGGACGCGTCGGCGACCTTTACGTTGCCATGACCCGCCCCACCCAGCGACTGCGCTTGATAGCCGCCGAGCCGCTGCCGGAGGGAATCGAAGCGTAAGGGTCGGGCGCGCGAGGCGGGAGAACCGGCGTCGTGCTGGTAATTTTGTGGTGTGTCTTTGCAAACTGAACTCCGCGCCCCCGAGAACGACCCCAGCTTCGCCAACGTCTGGCAGGAGCTTAAGTGGCGCGGCCTGGTCCAGGTCTCCACCGACGAGGCCGCGCTCGAAGAACTGCTGGCCGGCGAGCCCATCACGTACTACTGCGGCTTTGACCCCACTGCCCCCAGCCTGCACCTGGGCAACTTGGTGCAGCTGCTGACCATGCGGCGCATGCAGTTGGCCGGACACCAGCCGCTGGGCCTGGTGGGCGGCTCCACGGGCCTGGTCGGGGATCCGCGTCCGACGGCAGAGCGCACCATGAACTCAAAGGAAACGGTGTCCGAGTGGGTCGGCTACCTGCAGGGCCAGGTGCAGCGCTTCCTGTCCTTTGAGGGGGAAAACGCTGCCCGCATGGTCAACAACCTGGACTGGACCGCGCCCATGAGCGCCATCGATTTCCTCCGCGACATTGGCAAGTACTTCCGGGTCGGCACCATGATCAAGAAAGACATTGTTGCCTCCCGCCTGAACTCGGACGAGGGCATCAGCTACGCCGAATTCAGCTACCAGATACTCCAGGGCATGGACTACCTTGAGCTGTACCGCCAGTATGGTTGTGTGCTACAGCAGGGCGGATCCGACCAGTGGGGCAACCTTACGAGCGGTACCGACCTGATCCGCAAGGTCGAGGGCGCCTCCGTGCACGCGCTGGGGACACCGCTGATCACCAATTCCGACGGCACCAAGTTCGGCAAGAGCGAAGGCAACGCCATCTGGCTCGACGCCGCCATGTGCAGCCCGTTTGACATGTACCAGTTCTGGCTCAACAC
This genomic stretch from Arthrobacter dokdonellae harbors:
- a CDS encoding HelD family protein, producing the protein MYDAELAHERFYVDGLYARLDELRAEKIEQLSEVRRTKSMGTHQNRSERDAFAALYETRLAQLNAVDDKLVFGRLDLDNGEQRYIGRIGLSTEDLRQLMVDWRAPEAGTFYQATAFERLGVRRRRHLILKGRNVKAIEDEVLDHTMLVEGEHLQGEGALLAALNSKRTGRMSDIVGTIQSEQDRIIRSPLSGALVVQGGPGTGKTAVALHRAAYLLYTHRERLASAGVLLVGPSSAFMKYIERVLPSLGETGVVMASVGHLLPGISATAVESPEVARLKGRIDMARVIANAVANRQRLPRGDARLDVEGTRLVLTARQVRRARDKARATGKPHNEARLTFVKILLRELTDQLREHIEASGTGNTADRSYLAEDVRSSRDVRIMLNLCWMPMGAQKLVRELFSKPEILRAVAPGFTDAERELLLRPEDAPWTESDVPLLDEAAELLGELDITGGRAGAAHDAQRRRDLANAEKAIANMDQQLEDSGVNGMLTAEQLADYNVVDGEHLSNADRALTDRTWAYGHVVVDEAQELSPMQWRLLVRRCPVKSFTIVGDIAQTSSAAGADSWRQALSPFMGERWSMEELTVNYRTPAQIAESAVRMANAAGQVVSAPKAVRDGEWEPIVDHVAAGALIERVVAVMDEETAAVDGGLVAVIAPRGMVAETAAALRAVYGHRVGHGAGSVEQDIVVIDPHEAKGLEFDGVVIVEPAALLAGAGGRVGDLYVAMTRPTQRLRLIAAEPLPEGIEA
- the tyrS gene encoding tyrosine--tRNA ligase, yielding MSLQTELRAPENDPSFANVWQELKWRGLVQVSTDEAALEELLAGEPITYYCGFDPTAPSLHLGNLVQLLTMRRMQLAGHQPLGLVGGSTGLVGDPRPTAERTMNSKETVSEWVGYLQGQVQRFLSFEGENAARMVNNLDWTAPMSAIDFLRDIGKYFRVGTMIKKDIVASRLNSDEGISYAEFSYQILQGMDYLELYRQYGCVLQQGGSDQWGNLTSGTDLIRKVEGASVHALGTPLITNSDGTKFGKSEGNAIWLDAAMCSPFDMYQFWLNTADADVADRLKVFTFLSREEIAALEVSVAKRPHLREAQRTLAFQVTSLVHGVDATSKVIAASAALFGQGNLDELDEETLASATRELPRSSAPAEGLSIVDLLVVSGLSNSNSAARRTVGEGGAYVNNSKITDPDAVLGAADALHGKYLLMRRGKRTLSMVELAG